One Echeneis naucrates chromosome 16, fEcheNa1.1, whole genome shotgun sequence genomic window, CAattaacttttaaaacaaagttatttattagctttctgttttcatttggtgaCTTTTTGGAACAACGCTGAATTGAAGTTTGcattgttttccctttttaaaacataaaatatgtagGATTGATCCACAGAACAAGGTaccactttttgtttttgtttactttcagaGGGCACTCAAGGACCCACAGAGTCCAAGTCTGGGATCCAGATTAAACTCTATTGTGTTCACACCAAGTAAGTCCCTACTCACTGTCTGATATTATCTTACTTTGGTTTGAATATCGAAGGCAggtgataataaataaataccaaattACCACAGATGGGTGTTTGATCtaacattcaaatgaatacaGTCATGCTATTTCATATTTTGGAGGCATGTGGCTCATCCATTTTGAGGTGTGTAACAGTCCtaaatttctgtgtttgtgtgtctgtgtacatttAGGAGTCTGCAGGATGTCCAAATCTGGTTTCAACCCAATATGGAGTCCAGCTCTGCGGTCTTCCTGCCTCATTCTGATTCCCAGGATGGCTTTGGTAAGTCACAGTAACAAGAATTCAGAATAAACCAACGTGAAGGAAAAAACTCAATCCATGGAGAGGATCCTGTGAAGGTTTCTAGAGGAAAGAGGAGTGGAGCTTTAGCTTTATCGAACtgaacagctggttaatataACTGGCATTGTCTCTcaattttgacagttttaagAATAAGTATGAAGGTATTATCAATCAGCCAGCGTGAATGAAGAGAAGTAGTGCCTGTAGACCAGTAGACATCGATGCAATTTTTTACCGTGTTTCCCCCTTACACCTTGTGTGCTATTATTGGCTTGACCTAAAGATTAAAGCACATATATGTTACAAACATTGCAacttaagtgttttttttttttttgtatttccagcAGGGTTTTCAGACCATCTCACTGACCAGAGCTCTGACAAGGACTCAGGAAGTGGCTCTCAGACTGACCTAAGGAAGATCCCAtctcttcctgctcctgctgaCTTCCTCCCAAACTCTGCTGCTGGCAGTGGACCGATGCCTAAGCTTATGACTCCTGATGCCTTCATGACACCGAGTACTTCGGTATGAAGCCATATGCCATCTGTATTTTGCTACTGGGCAGTTTGGTTCACGTACGAGTTTCAGCATGCAGTTTATAAAAGGGTCAGACACACTTCAGCTCTGTCAGATGAGCACTATGTTTCaaacatgcttttatttgtcacCTAGCAACATTTTATTCCCTGCATAGCACCTCCTCCCACATCTCGGCAGAGTGCTGTTGCCAGCACttagcagacacacactcataacCCTGTTAATCCAGTCTGTACAAAACAGAATACCTGCTGTTCAGATGTTTGGGTTTATATGAATGTACAATTTTATTAGATAACCAGCAAGATTAATCAGGTCTTCAGTTTCATCCATGTAATGAAATTCAAGTTATTGAACAACCTTTTTTGTATATTGGGACCTATTCTAGTTGTCTGCAGAATGCTTtagtttggtttagtttttgaATATCCTGCAAACTGTCAACTGATGAACATCACAAAGGATGGCCCTGCCAAGCCCCTCTTTATATTTTCTGCTTAAATAactatttttctccttttaggTACCAGCATCTCCTGGCAGCAGTGCCAGCAGTCTGACCATTGTAACAGCTATCAGCAGCAACTCTGACTCAACTAACAGGTTGGTTTCTATGTCTCGCAGAACAGTGATTACTAGTGACTATTCTGAGCTATAGAGCTACAGTCCTTCCATTTGGATATTGGTTTGCTTTAAAAGAATGTATTCCTCTGAAATTACGGCTTGAAGCCGAATTTCTGTATCTCCCCAGTGCTGTGCTTGACATGCTTGATCTTAGCTTAACTGTACACGTAAATCCTGTTTATAATGATTACATAATGTATTACTATCTTTTTTGCTCACTTGCATtagcatgtttgtgtgagtacattatgtctgtctgtctgtgtttgtccagAGCTATAGATGATGTCAGTCAGAGTCCGAACAGAGCagagaacaacagcagcagtagcaacagtagtctcactctctctgcctccacTAGCAGCccaagagctgcttctgctgtgCTACTACCTGGCTTGGAGAACCTGCAGGCaggacacactgacacactctcCCGTCAGTCATGTAATATTGTAATGGGATGATCTTTTGTCTGATAgactcttcttttctctgtccagGCTTTGGTATCCCCAAATGCTCCTCTTGCACTTGACAATCCTCAGGTCTTGGACTCCCCCCTCTTACCACCACTGGCCTCGCCAACAAGGGCCCGTTCCCCAGATGTCATCTCCTCCGCCTCCACAGCCATGTCTCAAGACATGCCAGAGATTGCATCTCAGACCCTGCAGCTTCAGCGTGGGCTGGTGTCCAGTTTGGATTCCTTACCGCTCTCTGCTCTCCAAACAGACAGCATGGCCTCAGCTGCTTCTGCTCTGCACCTGCTCACCTCACCATGTACAGCCAACAATGGGTAGGCTAAAGACGACAATGTTACTTGACAAAGATGGTCCCGGGCCTGCTGTTTGTGTAATGGAGTATACaagtgaagaaaatgtgttgacaGAAGTGTTAACAGATCGCGCCGTAACAAAACAAAGCCGTCGGCAAATTACATTTGTAAATTAGCTTACATTTGTAAATGCTTGCGAgcaatgaaaaatacacaaactattaaaacattcaaacaatATTTATTAACCAAACAACTGCATTTTCATGTCTAAGCTTGTTGCCCCTCGAACTTGGAGGGGCAGATGGGCCAGTGGGCGGGGCGGTAGAGTCTGAACCTAGACTCAGTCATACCCCATCATTACTGGAGAATGCCTTATCACAAGAGAACCCTGGAGTCGGAGGAGGGTCTTCTGATGGTGGTGTTAGCCACACACCTTGGCCAGCAGCACCTGACATCACCAGAGAAACCAGGAACAGTCTTCGAGACAATGGCCTTGGAGACTGGTAAGAATCCCCCATGGACAAATACATTAAGCAattacaaacatacacatccacacaaagtaTCTCAGAGATGTTCCACAATTCACTGccctggaaaaataaaactcataTGTGGTCTTTAATGTTCTCTAAGTATAAACCAGTTTTCATTTCTATTAATAGAACCTTTCATGGTTCTATTAATGGCACAAAGATATACTTGAGCATAAAGGAGCTGTTAGATAAGGCTTGCAACAAAAGAAGACACAATGTGGCAGTTACAATGTGACTGGATTGTGTTGGgaactgtgtctgtgttgaacTTGTAAAATCAATGTGGAAGTCATTAATCAACCAGAGCTTTGCGGaatttgtttgctgtgttgtagTTCAAGAGATGAGAAGGACAGACACTTGAGCTCGCCTTACCATCGGCGCTCCTATCACCTTGCACAGAATGACAGTCAGGATGGGGCGGCAGAGCAGAGGTAACACGAATGAACTTCATCCCAGAAAATGTCTAGTGTCATTGTAGATAGATTTAAGCAAGCATGCTCCCTTTTAAggcacacttttattttattgaccTTTTCAAAGATGATTACAGTGTGCATGGCATCAGCACGCTTCACAGGCTCCAGCAGCTTtcttacttgtgtgtgtgtgtgtgtgtgtgtgtgtgtgtgtgtgtgtgtgtgtgtgtgtgtgtgtgtacgtgtgtgtgtacgtgtgtgtgtacgtgtgtgtgtacgtgtgtgtgtacgtgtgtgtgtacgtgtgtgtgtgtgtgtgtacgtacgtgtgtgtgtgtacgtgcgtgtGTACGTACCCAGTGACCACGATGATGAGGTGGCAATTTTGGCAGCCTCCTCAGGAAACTGTGGCTCTCGCTCATCTCACAGGCTCCAAGTTAAGGACTGGAAGACATCACCACGAGGCTCACCAAAACTAAAGAGGAAGGCCAAAAAAGATGACGGGTACTTGAGAAACCTGTGTGGATATATAATAACCAACATtaagtctttgtttgtttgggtgaTTGTCAGTCAGTCCCTAATTGGAGTATTTTAGTATCTTAGTAGTTAGATAAGTGGAGTCTGAATAAATTTTAATTCCCTTTTTTATGCATTGTTCGACATTAACACCTCATAAAGATATAACTGAGAAATGAATGAGGCTAGGTGTGTTGGCTTGAGTCAAGCTAAGGCAAAGATTAGGCAAAAATCTGACTGCTTCTTAATAAGAAGCAGTCATTGCTTTTATGTCCATTCTTTAACTTAACTAAGTTTATACAAGCTACTCGACAAAGTGTATTGTTTAATATACATAGAAACATGTATATGAACATATTAGCGCAATTTGGAAACTTGATTAATTGGTTCAAATATTAGTTGGTATTATGATGCTCATAAAGATGTTTCTTTGTTACTTCATCTCAGTGAATCATCTCAATCCAGGCAAATGGATCCTGGTCAGGTAAGAATCTGTGCATCTTACTGTTACTAAATTTTTCTATTAATTATTTTCAAGTCCTTGAGGAAACATATTGCACCTAACTTTCAGCTTTATGTAGCAAATGGCCTCTTCAGTTATAATAATGTTTTTCATATAAAGATTGTTTACTTATTTCTGTGTATATATCTGAAATATTGAGTAATGTGCAACTCCTGGTTTTCAGCAGCAAGTTTCCTTGGGCCACTTGGTCTCCTTTGTTCAGTCATTCTCTCCATGTGCTCACAGATAAACGTAGACGTACAAGATGAGTTGCTGATGCTCCTGCGTAGCCAGCAAAGAGAGTTGACTGAATTGCGTGGACAGATTGAAGCTATGCAGAGCTCCATCATGACTCAGGTTGAGCACGTATTGACCAACCACCAGGAACAGGAACGTATCCTTTGTTCTTTCTTGTTCATTTTTAGTAGTTATTTTGTGTGAAATCAACCACCCATGAGACTTTCTGAGGAAAACTTAACCCTGCTCTATACCCCAAGCCCAGTGAACCACTCCGATACCAATATTCAGACATAAAATTGAATTAAGCACAAACCTGCAGGCAGTAGCAATATTGATTTTTCTTCAGCCACACAACCTCAGGCCTGATGGTAATTGGAGcacttaaaactttcctgtttTCCGTTAAGTACGAAGTTTTCGTGAGTAAGTAGCTCATAATGGTTTTGTATACAGGAGGTTTCTATTTCAAACACTCCTCTTGTGGAACTCCTGTAGCGTTGTCATTTTTTTGAACATGCTGGTCTCACTGGTGATCCTTCAACAGCATTATTATTTTGAGCCTTGACCATTAATGACCTCAGAGCGCAGACTTGAGCGAGTTCTGGCAGAGAGTCAGaatcaccagcagcagcttcaggagcAGCTCAGCCAACAGCTCAGCCACACCCTCAGCTCAGTCCTCACCAACAGAATGGACAAAGTTCTGCGAGACGAAATGAAGAAAACAGTCCCACCAAGTAAGGAAGCACACAAATATTTTGGATACTTTATTAAATATCAATTCAACTGACAGCTCATAGGGCCTAAGCATGTACAAAGATATTATATTCAGACTCAGCTCTCTGACATTCACCACCGGAGACTGATTGTTCACCAGTTTCTCAGAAGTAGTTTAACTCATGTAGAGGTCTTTAGGATTAACACTCTTCTACAGCTTTCATGACACATTTAGTATCTTTCACCTCTGAAGATTTAACACTGTAGGAACTCAGCTATTTGACATAACATCTATTTAATAACACATTAATCTTTGGATAAATCCCTTAATGTCATCTGCATACCCATTGAAAGGGTTTTGGGATATAACATGTGGGAGAGCAACTGACAAAACGATTTCATTCACTCATTAGTGTCTAGGATAAAGTACAAGTTTACTTTAAGTGGTTTTTGCCCTGTGAGTTGAGTCCATTGGATAATTAATAGAAAAGAACCTTTGTACACATCTGATAAAATGCCTAGAAACtgtttaaaaagattttttttttctctagtgCATTGAGCACCAGTTTGTGTTCTGATGTTCTACAGGGATCTCTGAAGTATATGACTAACTCTTGAAGTCCATGCCTACTTGGTCTATAAATACAAgccattttaatttattttcatacagATGGCcagttttcctttgtgttttgtcactAAGTGTACCCCTGAGAAAGAATCTCAGTGGACCAGCTTTAAGAATCTCTAATATGATAATATCTGAGCCGCTTACTTTGTTATTTGGGAGCAGAGACAGGACTAGATTTACTTAATTTACAGTGAAATCATATGtttgattcagtgtttttatacaATGGAGTCATGATCAGGGTTATAGGAAAGATGGTGTGTCGCAGCTTAGTACCCCTGACATCACTGACACTGGGCAGATAGTTGGGGAAAAAACTATTGTCAAGAATAATGTCAATAGCTCTTGCCTCACAATATCGCCATGGATACGCAGTTGCCTGTGTCACCCATTTACTCTGCTGGTATTTAGTGAGAGCTGGATGATGCCTCTAATGAAGCCTGCTGCTTTCAAACTGTGCTGAAAGGGAGGCTGCTGCTATTTCCATCACACAAGGAGAACTTTCTGAAGACTCTTGACACACATTTCAAAAGCTGTAGTCCAAGAGCTTTCCTGCTCATGCATGCTGTCCAAAATACTCCAGTTCACAACAAGAATCCGCCATGGCCATTTTCACCGGCTCCCCACAGAAAATGAAGTTAGTCTCTTCTCTGAGCAATTTGGTGTTGAGTATTTGATTTAACGCTTTCTCGTGGACATGGAACTTTTCCCATTCATGCTGAAAGAGTGGTCAAACACAAAAGGCTGAGGTCCTCTACCCCAATGGTGCAGTTAGTTGCTTTTCTAAACACAGCCAGTCCGTAAAGGCCAGTTGTCCATATCTGCACTAGCAGTGTCCAGAATATTGTCGCTACTGCACTTCAAAATTTTAGACAAGAGGATATCCAGCCAAACTGTACATCTGCTGGCATTGCTCTTACAACAAAACGATAatgataagataagataagataagataagatagactttattaatcccttgggaggtctccgtcagggaaattgttgatccagcaggtacagcaccgacaagaacagtaaaagaagcacacagtttgaaatatataaacaacaaatgtacaaccataaatattcagtttttttagtgtcccatcttctccaatccctctttcttcctgctactcctccccctcccacctagtgcagagttataTGATTTGGTCAGCTGGATTGTCTGTTCCACTCTTCACCAGATGTTGGCTGTGATGCCTTTTGCTTGGTAAAGATAAGGTCAGTTAAATGAGATCTagctgtttttcatatttttcagatgCTACTTTGGACAGAAGTCTCTAGAAAAATTACTTGGAAGTGCTAATGTGGACGCAGCATTTTAGCACGTCACACTGTTGAAACTTAACTTATGTAATATAGACATGCGCTGACTGGGTGGCTTGTTGTGACAAAATCTATTAATCTATTTAATGTAGATTGTCAATTAAATAAGCTCAGTGTGCTCATACCACTCTGACAAATGGATTAGTGGAGCCATGATATCAATAACGAGCAACCGTTTTAATTTTAGGATGACTTTCaagatggaaataaatataCTGCTAAATATTCCTACTGCAGAAAACATGATCAAGTACACTCTAGGCAGTACATCAATAAATCACATTGCTATCTTAATGCTTGAGGTCAACCCAGGCAcaagttaaattaaatataacaaAGGCAGCTGAGGTGTGTTGCACTTTGACTCTAATATTGAACAGTGACTTTGGAGATGTTGCTTGCCTTTCCTCTCCTGCACTCTAATTCGAGGTTGAGATGTTCTTGTCTTTTTACTCTTCCTTGATCACAGGCCTAATTATAGGTCCGCTTTTACTAATCTGTCTTGTTAATTGTTTCCTCTCCAGCGATCTCTAAGAGTCTGGAGCCTGTGACAGGTCAACTGAGTAACACAATTGCTGCTAAACTGACTGCTGTGGAGGTCACACTGAAAGACAACGTCAGCAAGGTGGTCAAATCCAAGGTAGGTAGCTGGCTTACTTCCCCATCTGTCTGCATTTTCATGCCTCCACGCCCACGCTCAAAATACCTCCAGCGTTGGAGGTGTTTGTCTAAGGTCATCTGCCAATTCGTCCCTTTCTCGTGAACACAATATCTCAGGAGCAGCTTCAGGGAATCAGCCTAAGTTTTACCTTGGAATCAACGATAAACTGATTAAATTACTCATATCCAAACGGTTCAACTTCACTGCACTGCTGTAACTCAGAAGCAGAGGAGGTGACTGTGACTGCAATTTGAGTGATTAGCAGTCACATACAACCATGAGTTGGTTAATACAGTTTATTGACGTTGTGCAGACTAAGCCCTCTGTAGTCTCCTCTACTGCTTTTAAACAAATCttctactttttattttccagaacACAACAGATGCAATTGGTCGAGCGGCTGCTGAAGCGATGCAGGGGCCCATCCAGGCGGCCTACAAAGACGCCTTCCAGAGCATTGTGCTGCCTGTTTTTGAGAGAGGCTGTCAGTCCATGTTTCAGCAAATCAATGACAGTTTCAAGCAAGGAACACAAGAGTGTAAGGCAACCTCAAAATTTAGTGATGATTTAAGTTTGTTTTGCATGACCACAACATAAGACCaaataaattgtttgtttttatcaagtACTCCGGAAACAAAGTTAGTAACTATTCATTAGTTACTAAATGTCAACATTTGAACCGTCCCTTTGAACTCTGTTTCCTCACAATGGTGGAATGATGCTTTGTCCTCTATCTTGCTGCTGTTTATCTCAAAAgtttaatgaaatgaatacCAAGCTCAGGGAAACTGTAATAAttctttttcagatttcatCAAGGCcatgaggtttttttgttgttgttgttgttgttgttgttgttgtctttttcccTTATAGTGCGTTTGTAACCCTCTCGGAACATACTTGCTTTATTTTACTGAAGCTGTCATGATGAACAATACTTACTGTATTGCGTGTGCCTTTGTGAGCTTGTTGCTACACTCCTGTGTATTTGGTTTGCATTAGATggtatattttctttaaatgcagTAACTTCACAGACTAccttcatctgtgtttgtttgtgtggaaggAGTCATTGTCTTTTGACTTCCATCTTTGTAGACATCCAGCAGCTCGAGACTCACATGAAgagcagaaagcagagagagcaggagacgCGAGACCCGATGATTGGCCAGCTCCAACAGATGATTGACAACTTTCAAAGCTCCAGTGATCAGCTGGCCAGTAACATCACAGCCAACGTCCGTGCAGAAATCCAGCACCAGATCCAGATGATGGTGGGAAAGTATGTATCCTATCCTTTATTGATCACACTGCTGTATACTTTTGATTGGAAATCTGCTTCTGAACTCTCTTCCATTCACACTACATGCCccattttccttcctttgtcctttttttagTCCATCAAAATACATTTGAAGAATTACCTAAATATGATGATGTTTTACTATGATGTTCTAGATGTAACAAACCTGCTGTCACCAGTAAAGTCTGTTAGTTTAAATGctaagattaaaaataaaagaaaaaattacttttttgaCATTGCTCACTCTTTTCTAACAGCTCTTTCTGTCAAATGACAAAACTCACCCATCTGAGATCACTGATTAACATTCAAAGCAGACATTTTATATATCAGGTCTGCATATCAGCAGATGCCTGTGCCAGCAGTGCTGGCCTTATTCACTGCCTATCGAGCAGGTGCGTAATGGATTTGAGAGTAGAAACAAGCAAAGCTTAATCCTGCAGCTAATGTAAAGACATAAATTCAATCAAGTCTCTAGTTCCCTCCGCAATTAATTTCATGGCCTCTAGAGTTATTCATTTGTCAGGGGTGGGGCAGAGATAAAGTAGTTGGCCAACTAAAACTGGAAAATcttgaaaaataaatggcaatgCCTGACTGGGCCAGAATTCAAAGCTGTACATTGGACACATCACAACAAATCAAAGCAAACTTGCTGTTGAAGATACTAGTAATGTGGAGGTGaactctctgtctgtccttaTGTCTTCTATTCTGTCCTTTTGCTTCCTAGTTTGCAGGAGTCTATTCTTAGCCACGTGCAACGAATTGTCAAAGGGGAGGTGAGCCTCGCCATGAAGGAGCAGCAGGTAGTGGTCACCTCCAGCATCATGCAGGCAATGAGGTCGGCCGCTGGCACGCCTGTCCCCACAGCTCACCTAGACTTCCAGACACAGCAGGCCAAtatcctgcagctcctccagcaggGCCAACTTAACCAGGCCTTCCAGCAGgtaacctgcacacacacagacataaagatGTGCACCATCGTGTATCTTGCAGCCTCCATAATGGGTGTAATGAGTGGCAACACGTCACATAACTTAGAGTTATTCACtgatgcgcgcacacacacacacacacacacataatatcTGCCAGGACAATAAGGCCCAGAAAGCCAATATTCTGCAACAGCCTCATACACTCCCATTTACAGTCCCACTCCAGCTTGTGCTCTGGTATGAGGACTCATTATGCCTGGGTTTTCCTGCCCTAAGTAACTTCATACCTGTACCTTTTCCAAACAGCCATTACACTCACTCATCGTTATGAGCCatgtttgcacacaaacacacacaaaattcagtgtatgtgtttgtgtgtgagagaaacatATTTCCTTTTTGGTTAACAATTAACATAACCATTAGAATAACTCATCTACACTCAACACTCTACAATCATTTCTCAGATTTACTTCCCTGCTGAACCAATTATTGCTGCGTGGATTCATTTTGAGTTTTGTCTGAACAAATGTAGTTATTTGGcagaaaaagttgtttttttttatggccatTTCCTTGCCTGGTGTTAGAAGTAACATGGCACCAGTAGGGAGCAAGTTGTTTACAGTCAGTCTGATTTTGCTTTGTAATTGGTAGACAGGAATGTTTTCTTCtagagctgctgcaggaaaggTGGCATTTGAAAGGATGCATGACAGtggtttctctctgtccctttgTCCCCAGGCTCTGTCGGCTACAGATCTGAATTTGgtcttgtatgtgtgtgagaccaTTGACTCTCAGCAGGTCTTTGGTCAGCACCCATGCCCTCTCAGCCAGCCTGTGCTGTTGTCACTCATCCAGCAGCTGTCCTCTAACCTCTCAACCCGTTCTGAGCTGAAAATCAGGTGAGGAAACCAAGGTTATTTCATGCACCATTTGGTGGAGGGTTAGTACAGCATGTAATTTCTGCACATTCATAGTAACATCCTTCCCTTAACTAAGAGTAACGGCAACCGTGACCTTTTTGGTGTACTACTTCTCAATGAGCACATGACACAAATGTTagtgacaacagaaaacagtaGTCGAAAGTGGATTTTCCTTCACTTgcagcaataaataaaacataattttaggGATATTGAGTgaaacagctgctctgtgtcAAAAAGCTAAACTCAAAGAGTGCAAGTATGCACAGGTAGAAcatctgtgttttattgcaTGCTCCTCCTACACAGTTAGGGTGGGTGTCATTTTAGGTTTTAGACCTGTTtccaaattattcaaatgatgCAGATTTAAAATAACACCTATTTTTGCTTGTGAATCAAACATAGTTAAACCATACAATGTTgcctgtacattttttttttcagattgttTGCAGAAAATCTGTCTCATTAAATTATTGCATCACACCACCATAAGTTGATCAAAGAGGTGTCTTTCAGTGCAACCGGTATACCTTGCATTGACTTTAATCAGAAACCAGTGAATTTTGTAAATTTCCCTTcccacaaaaataatttttaagttACTTTTCACACGAAATGATAGCAGGGACCGTGTTGTCAGTTTTATTACAGGTCTATCCCCCAGCACAGTCTGCCCCTCGATCACTAAAAAAAGTCACTCTTTGCCTAAACTTTTGCTTCCCATCTCATCTCCATTGTATGTCCATTATCCGCTGTCTCCTGAGTGCCAAATGGTGCTAAACTGCTGACCCCATCACCCTGCTCCATCTGTACCCCTGCTACATGGCTGTTCGGGGAGCTCAGATGATCTTGTGAATGGCATCGCAGTTTTTGGATAATCTCTCTCATTCGGGTCTTTCTGTCCTTGTGTTTTTCACCCTGTCGTTCactccctgttttatttttgttcttttaaaagtTTACGTTGTGCCATTGCGTCCTCAAAATGGACAGTGACTCTGCTCACTTCATGTCCTTTGCTTTCCTGAAACCTTGCGTGTCATGTCCTCGTGTTCTCCTCTCCCCAGATAACCTCCCTCTCTAACAGTCCTTTTACAGCACATGTCCGCTGCTCAGTTTACATTGCAGCTGCCCGCTGCTGCTAATACAGCTCTCTGGTGCTGCTGT contains:
- the edc4 gene encoding enhancer of mRNA-decapping protein 4 isoform X1, coding for MASNSNIDIEGATQHLRDILKLDRPGNSTDAQSSDSERKLSFNGELNGLLGTAGILASVDRSTMSESTRPLSTDISSPQESQIICLSGDDGSTCIPITSNNVEIVASQDSSINSKARGSNKVKIQPVAKFDWEHKYYYGRLIAVSNSFLAYAIRGANNHAMIRVLSLALAERSLLKGFTGAVTDLAFAHLDSSLLGCVDEAGNLMVWQLTCTGNKIVDQIMIHIRRPEDTPLNSHRRLIWCPFILDDNEESQDDTSQTLALLHEDRAEVWDLEVLRANNTNWPVDATELKEGLITVKGHTQRVSEGALSPDGTVLATASHDGYIKFWQIYIEGGQDKPRCLHELRPHGGRPLSCLLFCDNHKRQDPEVPFWRFLITGADQNQELKMWCTVSWTCLQTIRFSPDPFNSSTLPSLKASLDLSAEYLILTDVQRKVLYAMELRQDLEKGKASFTAVSEFLLTHPVLSFGVRDVTHSRLRHTEVLPAEEESESMTTEGTQGPTESKSGIQIKLYCVHTKSLQDVQIWFQPNMESSSAVFLPHSDSQDGFAGFSDHLTDQSSDKDSGSGSQTDLRKIPSLPAPADFLPNSAAGSGPMPKLMTPDAFMTPSTSVPASPGSSASSLTIVTAISSNSDSTNRAIDDVSQSPNRAENNSSSSNSSLTLSASTSSPRAASAVLLPGLENLQALVSPNAPLALDNPQVLDSPLLPPLASPTRARSPDVISSASTAMSQDMPEIASQTLQLQRGLVSSLDSLPLSALQTDSMASAASALHLLTSPCTANNGLLPLELGGADGPVGGAVESEPRLSHTPSLLENALSQENPGVGGGSSDGGVSHTPWPAAPDITRETRNSLRDNGLGDCSRDEKDRHLSSPYHRRSYHLAQNDSQDGAAEQSDHDDEVAILAASSGNCGSRSSHRLQVKDWKTSPRGSPKLKRKAKKDDGESSQSRQMDPGQINVDVQDELLMLLRSQQRELTELRGQIEAMQSSIMTQVEHVLTNHQEQEQRRLERVLAESQNHQQQLQEQLSQQLSHTLSSVLTNRMDKVLRDEMKKTVPPTISKSLEPVTGQLSNTIAAKLTAVEVTLKDNVSKVVKSKNTTDAIGRAAAEAMQGPIQAAYKDAFQSIVLPVFERGCQSMFQQINDSFKQGTQEYIQQLETHMKSRKQREQETRDPMIGQLQQMIDNFQSSSDQLASNITANVRAEIQHQIQMMVGNLQESILSHVQRIVKGEVSLAMKEQQVVVTSSIMQAMRSAAGTPVPTAHLDFQTQQANILQLLQQGQLNQAFQQALSATDLNLVLYVCETIDSQQVFGQHPCPLSQPVLLSLIQQLSSNLSTRSELKISYLEDAVMNLDHGDPLTRDHMSSVLAQVRPKLFAFLQQDPHSLLSKRARRLMMMLQGLVNH
- the edc4 gene encoding enhancer of mRNA-decapping protein 4 isoform X2 → MASNSNIDIEGATQHLRDILKLDRPGNSTDAQSSDSERKLSFNGELNGLLGTAGILASVDRSTMSESTRPLSTDISSPQESQIICLSGDDGSTCIPITSNNVEIVASQDSSINSKARGSNKVKIQPVAKFDWEHKYYYGRLIAVSNSFLAYAIRGANNHAMIRVLSLALAERSLLKGFTGAVTDLAFAHLDSSLLGCVDEAGNLMVWQLTCTGNKIVDQIMIHIRRPEDTPLNSHRRLIWCPFILDDNEESQDDTSQTLALLHEDRAEVWDLEVLRANNTNWPVDATELKEGLITVKGHTQRVSEGALSPDGTVLATASHDGYIKFWQIYIEGGQDKPRCLHELRPHGGRPLSCLLFCDNHKRQDPEVPFWRFLITGADQNQELKMWCTVSWTCLQTIRFSPDPFNSSTLPSLKASLDLSAEYLILTDVQRKVLYAMELRQDLEKGKASFTAVSEFLLTHPVLSFGVRDVTHSRLRHTEVLPAEEESESMTTEGTQGPTESKSGIQIKLYCVHTKSLQDVQIWFQPNMESSSAVFLPHSDSQDGFAGFSDHLTDQSSDKDSGSGSQTDLRKIPSLPAPADFLPNSAAGSGPMPKLMTPDAFMTPSTSVPASPGSSASSLTIVTAISSNSDSTNRAIDDVSQSPNRAENNSSSSNSSLTLSASTSSPRAASAVLLPGLENLQALVSPNAPLALDNPQVLDSPLLPPLASPTRARSPDVISSASTAMSQDMPEIASQTLQLQRGLVSSLDSLPLSALQTDSMASAASALHLLTSPCTANNGLLPLELGGADGPVGGAVESEPRLSHTPSLLENALSQENPGVGGGSSDGGVSHTPWPAAPDITRETRNSLRDNGLGDCSRDEKDRHLSSPYHRRSYHLAQNDSQDGAAEQRLQVKDWKTSPRGSPKLKRKAKKDDGESSQSRQMDPGQINVDVQDELLMLLRSQQRELTELRGQIEAMQSSIMTQVEHVLTNHQEQEQRRLERVLAESQNHQQQLQEQLSQQLSHTLSSVLTNRMDKVLRDEMKKTVPPTISKSLEPVTGQLSNTIAAKLTAVEVTLKDNVSKVVKSKNTTDAIGRAAAEAMQGPIQAAYKDAFQSIVLPVFERGCQSMFQQINDSFKQGTQEYIQQLETHMKSRKQREQETRDPMIGQLQQMIDNFQSSSDQLASNITANVRAEIQHQIQMMVGNLQESILSHVQRIVKGEVSLAMKEQQVVVTSSIMQAMRSAAGTPVPTAHLDFQTQQANILQLLQQGQLNQAFQQALSATDLNLVLYVCETIDSQQVFGQHPCPLSQPVLLSLIQQLSSNLSTRSELKISYLEDAVMNLDHGDPLTRDHMSSVLAQVRPKLFAFLQQDPHSLLSKRARRLMMMLQGLVNH